In Tenebrio molitor chromosome 8, icTenMoli1.1, whole genome shotgun sequence, a genomic segment contains:
- the LOC138136815 gene encoding organic cation transporter protein-like isoform X1 has product MANFVEKETEETTKFIKVIPPKDVPTIDIIQKTTGDLGRWHIAMCIIICLVKFPVAWLQLSIVFLAPPTTFTCVDNSTDQCSQNCTAHEFDRSTFTETIITEWDLVCDRAYLANLAQTVTMLGILFGNCLFGYLSDKFGRRNPLICAVVLQVICGIGAALSPWFVLFLVMRLVAALATGGSMVMSFVLVMEIIGLKWRTMFGILYQIPFNLGHGTLPLFAYFLRDWRHFHLAITVPVVLLFSYYWILPESPRWLLTVGRKEQAIRVLEKAARHNRQPSATVRDDVDLHMQKRPQNQESGNALDLVRTPIMRTYTVCIGYNWFVCGLCFFGGAQYIGQLGGDIFINVALSAVIQIPSSFFAIWALKSWGRKRTLVFSNLVAGGSCLLIGVVPPEAAWIRSALSCADMFALAICFVTCYIFSGELFPTVVRNVGVGTASMFARLGSMAAPFVAGLVLVEAWLPPIIFGVVPLIGAVLCFLLPETLDCKLPDTVEEAESIALKKPETEEKK; this is encoded by the exons TGATTCCCCCGAAAGATGTCCCCACTATCGACATCATCCAAAAAACAACTGGCGATCTGGGCCGATGGCACATCGCCATGTGCATCATAATCTGCTTGGTGAAGTTTCCAGTGGCGTGGTTGCAACTCAGCATAGTATTCCTGGCCCCCCCGACCACCTTCACGTGCGTGGACAACTCGACAGACCAGTGTTCCCAAAACTGTACCGCTCACGAGTTCGACAG GTCTACGTTCACCGAGACCATCATCACTGAGTGGGACCTCGTCTGCGACAGAGCCTACTTAGCAAACCTGGCCCAGACCGTCACCATGTTGGGCATCCTCTTCGGCAACTGTCTCTTCGGATACTTGTCGGACAAGTTCGGCCGAAGAAATCCCCTGATCTGCGCCGTGGTCCTCCAAGTGATTTGCGGCATCGGAGCGGCGTTGTCGCCATGGTTCGTCTTGTTCCTGGTGATGCGGCTGGTGGCGGCGCTCGCCACTGGGGGCAGCATGGTCATGAGTTTCGTTCTAGTCATGGAGATTATAG GACTCAAGTGGCGCACCATGTTCGGCATCCTCTACCAGATCCCGTTCAATCTGGGCCACGGCACTCTGCCGCTCTTCGCGTACTTCTTGCGGGACTGGCGCCACTTCCACCTCGCCATCACCGTCCCCGTGGTGCTACTCTTTTCGTACTACTGGATCCTGCCGGAGTCGCCGCGTTGGCTCCTCACGGTCGGTCGCAAAGAACAAGCCATCAGGGTACTGGAGAAGGCGGCTCGTCACAACAGACAGCCCAGCGCGACGGTCCGCGACGACGTCGACCTGCACATGCAGAAGAGGCCCCAGAACCAGGAGAGCGGCAACGCCCTCGACCTCGTCCGCACGCCCATCATGCGCACCTACACCGTCTGCATCGGCTACAACTGGTTCGTCTGCGGGCTGTGCTTCTTCGGGGGGGCCCAGTACATAGGCCAGTTGGGGGGCGACATCTTCATCAACGTCGCCCTCTCCGCCGTCATCCAGATCCCCAGTTCGTTCTTCGCGATCTGGGCGCTGAAAAGCTGGGGGCGCAAGCGCACTCTGGTGTTCAGCAACCTGGTCGCCGGCGGGTCGTGTCTCTTGATTGGGGTGGTTCCGCCGGAGGCGGCGTGGATCAGATCGGCGCTAAGCTGTGCCGATATGTTCGCACTGGCTATTTGCTTCGTCACGTGTTACATTTTTTCGGGGGAGTTGTTTCCGACAGTGGTGAGAAATGTGGGCGTGGGGACGGCGTCGATGTTTGCGAGGTTGGGGTCGATGGCGGCGCCCTTCGTTGCGGGGTTGGTGCTCGTGGAGGCGTGGCTTCCACCCATCATTTTCGGGGTCGTGCCGCTGATTGGTGCGGTGCTGTGTTTCCTGTTACCGGAAACTCTAGACTGCAAGTTGCCCGACACTGTGGAAGAAGCTGAGAGTATCGCTCTGAAGAAACCCGAAACTGAAGAGAAG
- the LOC138136815 gene encoding organic cation transporter protein-like isoform X2 produces the protein MIPPKDVPTIDIIQKTTGDLGRWHIAMCIIICLVKFPVAWLQLSIVFLAPPTTFTCVDNSTDQCSQNCTAHEFDRSTFTETIITEWDLVCDRAYLANLAQTVTMLGILFGNCLFGYLSDKFGRRNPLICAVVLQVICGIGAALSPWFVLFLVMRLVAALATGGSMVMSFVLVMEIIGLKWRTMFGILYQIPFNLGHGTLPLFAYFLRDWRHFHLAITVPVVLLFSYYWILPESPRWLLTVGRKEQAIRVLEKAARHNRQPSATVRDDVDLHMQKRPQNQESGNALDLVRTPIMRTYTVCIGYNWFVCGLCFFGGAQYIGQLGGDIFINVALSAVIQIPSSFFAIWALKSWGRKRTLVFSNLVAGGSCLLIGVVPPEAAWIRSALSCADMFALAICFVTCYIFSGELFPTVVRNVGVGTASMFARLGSMAAPFVAGLVLVEAWLPPIIFGVVPLIGAVLCFLLPETLDCKLPDTVEEAESIALKKPETEEKK, from the exons A TGATTCCCCCGAAAGATGTCCCCACTATCGACATCATCCAAAAAACAACTGGCGATCTGGGCCGATGGCACATCGCCATGTGCATCATAATCTGCTTGGTGAAGTTTCCAGTGGCGTGGTTGCAACTCAGCATAGTATTCCTGGCCCCCCCGACCACCTTCACGTGCGTGGACAACTCGACAGACCAGTGTTCCCAAAACTGTACCGCTCACGAGTTCGACAG GTCTACGTTCACCGAGACCATCATCACTGAGTGGGACCTCGTCTGCGACAGAGCCTACTTAGCAAACCTGGCCCAGACCGTCACCATGTTGGGCATCCTCTTCGGCAACTGTCTCTTCGGATACTTGTCGGACAAGTTCGGCCGAAGAAATCCCCTGATCTGCGCCGTGGTCCTCCAAGTGATTTGCGGCATCGGAGCGGCGTTGTCGCCATGGTTCGTCTTGTTCCTGGTGATGCGGCTGGTGGCGGCGCTCGCCACTGGGGGCAGCATGGTCATGAGTTTCGTTCTAGTCATGGAGATTATAG GACTCAAGTGGCGCACCATGTTCGGCATCCTCTACCAGATCCCGTTCAATCTGGGCCACGGCACTCTGCCGCTCTTCGCGTACTTCTTGCGGGACTGGCGCCACTTCCACCTCGCCATCACCGTCCCCGTGGTGCTACTCTTTTCGTACTACTGGATCCTGCCGGAGTCGCCGCGTTGGCTCCTCACGGTCGGTCGCAAAGAACAAGCCATCAGGGTACTGGAGAAGGCGGCTCGTCACAACAGACAGCCCAGCGCGACGGTCCGCGACGACGTCGACCTGCACATGCAGAAGAGGCCCCAGAACCAGGAGAGCGGCAACGCCCTCGACCTCGTCCGCACGCCCATCATGCGCACCTACACCGTCTGCATCGGCTACAACTGGTTCGTCTGCGGGCTGTGCTTCTTCGGGGGGGCCCAGTACATAGGCCAGTTGGGGGGCGACATCTTCATCAACGTCGCCCTCTCCGCCGTCATCCAGATCCCCAGTTCGTTCTTCGCGATCTGGGCGCTGAAAAGCTGGGGGCGCAAGCGCACTCTGGTGTTCAGCAACCTGGTCGCCGGCGGGTCGTGTCTCTTGATTGGGGTGGTTCCGCCGGAGGCGGCGTGGATCAGATCGGCGCTAAGCTGTGCCGATATGTTCGCACTGGCTATTTGCTTCGTCACGTGTTACATTTTTTCGGGGGAGTTGTTTCCGACAGTGGTGAGAAATGTGGGCGTGGGGACGGCGTCGATGTTTGCGAGGTTGGGGTCGATGGCGGCGCCCTTCGTTGCGGGGTTGGTGCTCGTGGAGGCGTGGCTTCCACCCATCATTTTCGGGGTCGTGCCGCTGATTGGTGCGGTGCTGTGTTTCCTGTTACCGGAAACTCTAGACTGCAAGTTGCCCGACACTGTGGAAGAAGCTGAGAGTATCGCTCTGAAGAAACCCGAAACTGAAGAGAAG